In one window of Lewinella sp. 4G2 DNA:
- a CDS encoding NUDIX domain-containing protein: MIFGFDEGELKILLIKRKEAPEEDKWALPGYFVEKEEALDAAAQRVLRQMTGLEDVYLEQLATFGQPGRHALGRVITVAYYSLVKIDDFEPKAAGLAREVTWHTVHNLGDLAFDHAEIVAVALKQLRESIRLRPVGFELLPPAFTLTELQHLYEAIWETELEKRNFRKKILAMNLLRDLGQVQQNVAHRPAKLYEFDESRYRALEKSGFNFEVKENRR; this comes from the coding sequence GTGATTTTCGGCTTCGACGAGGGAGAGTTGAAGATCTTGCTCATAAAGCGCAAGGAAGCACCCGAGGAAGATAAATGGGCCCTGCCGGGCTACTTCGTTGAAAAGGAAGAAGCCCTGGATGCCGCCGCCCAGCGCGTACTCAGGCAAATGACTGGCCTCGAAGACGTATACCTGGAACAACTCGCCACCTTCGGCCAACCCGGCCGCCACGCGCTGGGGCGGGTAATTACCGTAGCCTATTACTCTCTCGTTAAAATTGACGACTTCGAGCCTAAAGCAGCGGGTCTAGCTCGGGAGGTGACCTGGCACACCGTCCACAACCTGGGCGACTTAGCTTTCGACCACGCGGAAATCGTTGCCGTAGCGCTGAAGCAACTACGGGAAAGCATCCGGCTTCGCCCCGTGGGGTTCGAGCTTCTTCCACCGGCCTTTACGCTCACCGAGTTGCAGCACCTTTACGAGGCGATTTGGGAAACGGAACTCGAGAAGCGGAATTTCCGCAAGAAGATCCTGGCTATGAACTTATTACGCGATCTTGGTCAAGTCCAGCAAAACGTAGCCCACCGCCCGGCTAAATTGTATGAGTTCGACGAAAGTCGTTACCGCGCCCTTGAAAAGTCTGGGTTCAACTTTGAAGTCAAAGAGAACCGGCGTTGA